The Bradyrhizobium diazoefficiens genome contains the following window.
CGAGCGAGCCGATAGCGTCGACCTCGCGGATCTGCGCTCGGAGATTGAGCAGGAGGCCGCCAAGCTGGACCAGGGCTTTATGGATCTCGTCAGCGACCCGATCAACAGCCTGAACCTGAAGCCGGCAAACGTGGCGCGTGACCCAGACGACTTCCGAGCCCGCTTGCCGCATTGGCGCGAAGGGCTTCCCTCCTGCGCCAAGGACATCCTGGCGGCCAACGCTTCGGCGCCGGATGGCGAATACGATCTCTGGCTCGGTGGCGACCGCACGAAGCGAGTCAAGCTCTACTGCCGGATGGCCGACACGCCGCGGGAGTATTTAACCCTCCAGCAGCCCAACACCTCCATGCTGAGGGGGGACAATGTCGGCGGCGACTATCCCGGCTATACAGGCACGGACGTGGTCACGCGGTGGGAGCGTATTCGGATTGATCCACATACACTCGAAGTCGATATCAAGGACTTTTTCGGGTCGACTAGTACTGGCGGGCCCACGGCGCACTACACCGAGATTGCTTTCGGTTCGGCGAGCCAATGCGGGGGTGATGCGGCCGATTTCGCCTACGCCAATGTCGATATTACCGGCACGCCCTTCGTCTTTCACCCCTCGATGAGTTTCGGCGTCCTTAACTCCTACAATGACACAGGGCATATGATGGCTCCCGCCACCGGCCAGACCGCGGCTTATGCTGCGAGAGGTAGATGCAGCGGCTGGGGGCCTGCCGTTGGCGGGGTGAATCGGTTGATCCTCAAGTACGACGGTCCAAGCCGAGCCACGTAGTTCTCGACCGAAAACCGTACATTGACCCGGGATACAGATCACCCGATCTGCTTCTCGCCGTGCCGCTCCGACAGCGTGAAGATCTCGACGCCCGTCGCCGTGACGCCGACGGAATGCTCGAACTGCGCCGACAGTGAGCGGTCGCGGGTGACCGCGGTCCAGCCGTCGGAGAGGATCTTCACGTGCGGCTTGCCGAGATTGATCATCGGCTCGATGGTGAAGAACATGCCGGGCTTGAGCTGCACGCCTTCTCCGGGACGGCCGATATGGATGATGTTCGGCTCGTCGTGGAACATGCGGCCCAAGCCATGGCCGCAGAAATCGCGCACCACGCTCATGCCCTGCGGCTCGACGAAACTCTGGATGGCGTGGCCGATGTCGCCGGTGGTGGCGCCGGGCTTCACGGCGGCGATGCCGCGCATCATCGCTTCATACGTCACTTCGATCAGCCGCTCCGCCTTGCGCGCGATCGGGCCGACCGCATACATCCGGCTGGAATCGCCGTACCAGCCGTCGACGATGAAGGTGACGTCGATATTGACGATGTCGCCTTCCTTGAGCGGACGATCGCCGGGCATGCCGTGGCAGACCACGTGGTTGAGCGAGGTGCAGGTCGAGTAGCGGTAGCCGCGATACATCAGCGTCGCCGGATAGGCATTATGGCTGAAGGCGAACTCGCGGACGAACTCGTCGATGCGCTCGGTCGGCACGCCAGGGCCGACGATGTCGGTGAGCTCGTCGAGGCACTTCGCCACCAGCGCGCCCGCCTTGCGCATTCCGACAAAGGCGCTCGGGCCATGCAGCTTGATCTGTCCGGTCTTGCGCAGGGAGGTATCGGTAGCTTCGACGTAGCTCATGCGGGTGGCGTCTTTGCGGCTCGATGTCGGTGGAAGGGCTTGATTTCAGGCCCTAATCTAATGATCGCGGACTTTCTTGCAAGTTAAGGGTACCTACCTTGCACCGCGAAAGCGGCCTAATTCGGGACTTCTACGGTGGTTTCGACCGGCAGCGCACCGCCGCGGACGCGGATTTCGCGAACGGGGTAGGGAACCCGGATGCCCTCGCGCTTGAAGGCGTCCCACAGCGCCAGCATCACGTCGCTCTTGACGTTGTCCATGCCGTCGGGGTCCGCGATCCAGAAGGTCAGCGAGAACTTCATGCCGGCCTCGGCGAACTCGGTCAAAATGCTGTTCGGCGGCTTGCCCTTCTGCGCGCGGGGATGGCCGGACGCGGTCTCGATGGCGAGCTTGCAGACCAGCCTTGGATCAGCGTCGTAATTGGTGCCGAAGGCGATCTTCACCAGCGTGTTCTTGTCGGTGTAAGTCCAGTTGACGACCTTCTGCGTCACCAGGTCTTCGTTCGGCACCAGGAATTCGCGGCCGTCACCGGCGGCGACGGAAATATATCGCGTCTTCATCGCGCTGATGCGGCCGGTATTGTCGCCGATGGTGACGAGATCGCCCGGCTTCACCGATTTGTCGGCGAGCAGGATGATGCCGGAGATGAAGTTGGCGACG
Protein-coding sequences here:
- the map gene encoding type I methionyl aminopeptidase is translated as MSYVEATDTSLRKTGQIKLHGPSAFVGMRKAGALVAKCLDELTDIVGPGVPTERIDEFVREFAFSHNAYPATLMYRGYRYSTCTSLNHVVCHGMPGDRPLKEGDIVNIDVTFIVDGWYGDSSRMYAVGPIARKAERLIEVTYEAMMRGIAAVKPGATTGDIGHAIQSFVEPQGMSVVRDFCGHGLGRMFHDEPNIIHIGRPGEGVQLKPGMFFTIEPMINLGKPHVKILSDGWTAVTRDRSLSAQFEHSVGVTATGVEIFTLSERHGEKQIG